A region of the Streptococcus oralis Uo5 genome:
GTAACAAAGATTTTGTAGACCGTAACCTTTTTATTACCATTCGTGATAAGGAAACTACTTGTATCAAGCCTTATCAGAAGGATTTGGATTTACCACACGGTTTGGCCTTGGATGTTTTACCTTTAGATTATTATCCTAAAAATCCAGCTGAGCGTAAGAAACAAGTTCGTTGGGCCCTGATTTATTCACTCTTTTGTGCGCAAACTATCCCAGAAAAGCATGGTGCAGTCATGAAATGGGGAAGTCGTATTTTACTAGGTTTAACTCCAAAATCTCTACGTTATCACATTTGGAAAAAAGCTGAAAAAGAAATGACCAAGTATGGTCTGGCTGAGAGCGATGGAATCACGGAATTATGCTCGGGTCCTGGCTACATGCGAAACAAATACCCAATCGCATCCTTTGAAGACAATCTTTTCTTACCATTTGAAGGAACAGAGATGCCCATACCAGTTGGCTATGATGCCTATCTCAGCACTGCTTTTGGGGATTATATGACACCGCCGCCAGCGGACAAGCAAGTACCGCATCATGACGCCATTATAGCAGACATGGACAAGAGCTACACAGAGTACAAGGGAGAATATGGAGCATGATGGGAGAAAAAATAAGCGTTGTCGTTCCGGTCTACAATGTAGAAGCCTATCTGGAGAAGTGTGTCGAATCCATTTTAGAACAGACCTATACCAACTTGGAAATTCTTCTTGTCAATGATGGTTCGACGGATAATAGTGGAGAACTGTGTGATCAATTAGCTCAAAGAGATCAACGGATTCGTGTCATTCACAAGGAAAACGGTGGCTTGTCTGATGCTCGAAATAGAGGGATTGAAGAGGCAAGTTCTGATTTGATCGGTTTTATCGATAGTGATGACTACATTGACGAAGATATGTATGAGACTCTTTACCGCCAAATGCTAGAATCCGATGCTGATCTTTCTATGTGTGGACATTATGATGTTTATCACCAAATTCCAGAAAAGCAAGTTGCAGCGATTCAGACTTGGGAATTAACTCCCCAAGAGGCCATTAAAATGGTCATGGAAGCTAAAATCCTCTCGGTCACAGCTGTCAACAAACTTTATAAAAAAGAACTCTTTGAACAACTACGATTTGAAATTGGTAAAATAGCAGAAGATGCCTTTATTATGATTGCCTTGATTCATCAATGTCGCAGGATTGTTGCAACAAATGAAAAAAAATACTATTATGTTCACCGTGAAAATAGTATCACGACTCAAAAATTCTCCTTGAAATTTTTAAACGTTATTGAGGCTTATGAGCAAAACGCAAATATTATCAGAGAGAATTATCCTGAACTAGCAGATGTTGCAACCATGCGTTTAAACTGGGCTTACTTCTATGTATTGGATAGGCTCTT
Encoded here:
- a CDS encoding LicD family protein — encoded protein: MSDLKAIQARSLEMAEYFVAFCKEHDLLCYLCGGGAIGALRNNGFIPWDDDLDFFMPRKDYEKLAELWPRYADERYFLSKSNKDFVDRNLFITIRDKETTCIKPYQKDLDLPHGLALDVLPLDYYPKNPAERKKQVRWALIYSLFCAQTIPEKHGAVMKWGSRILLGLTPKSLRYHIWKKAEKEMTKYGLAESDGITELCSGPGYMRNKYPIASFEDNLFLPFEGTEMPIPVGYDAYLSTAFGDYMTPPPADKQVPHHDAIIADMDKSYTEYKGEYGA
- a CDS encoding glycosyltransferase family 2 protein, with the translated sequence MMGEKISVVVPVYNVEAYLEKCVESILEQTYTNLEILLVNDGSTDNSGELCDQLAQRDQRIRVIHKENGGLSDARNRGIEEASSDLIGFIDSDDYIDEDMYETLYRQMLESDADLSMCGHYDVYHQIPEKQVAAIQTWELTPQEAIKMVMEAKILSVTAVNKLYKKELFEQLRFEIGKIAEDAFIMIALIHQCRRIVATNEKKYYYVHRENSITTQKFSLKFLNVIEAYEQNANIIRENYPELADVATMRLNWAYFYVLDRLLIDADFKDKALEDRLIAYLKKNTKYILSDSRFTRARKVSFLALFLSRKLYTKILLTQTKR